The proteins below come from a single Alnus glutinosa chromosome 9, dhAlnGlut1.1, whole genome shotgun sequence genomic window:
- the LOC133877236 gene encoding uncharacterized protein LOC133877236 isoform X2: MIDVFVVLMDQRPPHYAYRAPSPPVPPMTTPTVSTALYSAAWPHHPDGPYRPLLPGTVAVPTSDHGQSSTAGPCSSPLSELPTLSQIGFTQPGNAYRWWLREGMGSQGYAPYFPYTYSGPMTCNPDSETQDVGFPLSQTGEMQMPAMGLGQIPAQAAMPGQILGPRQMPASGASQGPGPRQMPASGASQGPGPRRMPASGASQGPRHVESQMPLSGESQMPLSGESQMPLSGESQMPLSGESQMPDVGGSQSTHEEDVAMLGTDQLAPGSPQDMDSDDDQQNPQAGGVGEEVAGDPATQHIRIEQIRLMGYNPDGTIYYEVIDDPARNWVLPRGKKVVLQYNAAIQPVGRACNRFRRAEGKMIRSGSYIHMRDEWAKVNRQIKQAMWDALMEEFYVPVSVDARRAQQEALCDIGRKHRSWKSRFKTKLRIRDGDTPEIIRARMPDNFFGNYDAEDVEFLLRDWCREQKIATSERMKRLREQNDLPHCTGSKSYARFNHEETCTSGTPPTRAASFVKTHTRKDGTHVNERTRVLCERMTQSLSSDPAATQSVSADTVRWAPNDAYEQAVGRPEYAGRVRQVGPNVTPVRGTCFSYRPRSQGGPSQGTSRDWAENTRKMEEMQAELQAERARNDLLEQRLRQVEVFMSSMGASAPCLGTPSPAHVGSTSSVSSASAGNSTTVGTLSPVGRRLTQHSIVATPSPATPFLAQQSPVGDNTPGTVPPHLQGRPSDL, from the exons atgattgatgtatttgtt gtattgatggaccagagaccccctcattatgcgtatcgggcacctagcccacccgtgccccccatgaccacgcccactgtttcgacggcattgtattctgcagcgtggccacaccacccagacgggccttatagaccattgttgccgggtacggtggccgtgcccacgtcagatcacggacagagcagcacagctggaccttgcagctctccattgtcggagctgccgacattatctcagatagggttcacccaaccgggtaacgcatATCGATGGTGGCTGCGAGAAgggatggggtcacagggttatgcgccgtactttccgtatacgtatagtggacctatgacgtgtaaccctgatagtgagacgcaggatgtaggatttccactgtcacagaccggggagatgcagatgccggctatggggttgggacagataccggcacaggcggcgatgcctggccagattttggggccgagacagatgccagcatcgggggcgagtcagggcccgggcccgagacagatgccagcatcgggggcgagtcagggcccggggccgagacggatgccagcatcgggggcgagtcagggcccgaggcatgtagagagccagatgcctttatctggtgagagccagatgccactttccggtgagagtcagatgccactttccggtgagagtcagatgccactttccggtgagagtcagatgccagatgtgggggggagccagagtacccatgaggaggacgttgcgatgttgggtaccgatcagttggcccccggtagtccccaggatatggattcagatgatgatcagcagaatccacaagccggaggggttggggaggaggttgcgggcgacccagcgacccagcacatacggattgagcagattcggttgatgg ggtacaacccagacgggaccatttattatgaggtgattgacgacccagcgagaaactgggtcctcccgaggggtaagaaggttgtattgcagtacaatgctgctatacaacctgtaggacgggcctgcaatcgatttcggcgggctgagggcaagatgatcaggagtgggtcctacatacacatgcgggacgaatgggcgaaggtaaataggcagattaagcaggcaatgtgggacgcgctgatg gaggagttctatgtacctgtatcagtagacgcgcgcagggcacaacaggaggctttatgtgatattggccgtaagcaccgctcgtggaagtcgaggttcaaaaccaaactacgtattagagacggtgacacgcccgagattatccgtgcgagaatgccagacaatttttttggcaactatgacgcagaagatgtagagttcctgctgagagattggtgccgtgagcaaaaaatc gcaacctctgaacggatgaagaggctgcgtgagcagaatgaccttcctcattgtacgggatctaaaagttatgccagatttaatcacgaggag acatgtacatctggcacgccccccactcgcgccgcgtcgttcgtgaagacccacacaaggaaggacggcactcacgtgaacgaacgtacacgggtcctatgc gagaggatgacgcagagtttatccagtgatccagccgccacgcaaagcgtctccgcagacacggtgcgttgggcaccgaacgacgcttacgaacaggcggttgggaggcctgagtatgcagggagggttcggcaggttgggccgaacgtcacacctgttcgggggacatgtttctcatataggcctcggtcacaagggggaccatctcagggcacgtctcgggattgggccgaaaacactcggaagatggaagagatgcaagcggagctacaggctgagcgagcgaggaatgacctgttggagcagcgcctgcgacaggttgaggtcttcatgtcctccatgggagcatcagcaccatgtcttggtacgccttcacctgcacacgtaggtagtacgtcgtctgttagtagtgcatctgcag gtaattcgacaacggttggtacgttgtcgcctgttggacgacggctaacccagcattccattgtcgctacaccttcgcccgctacaccattccttgctcagcaatcgccggttggcgataacacgcctgggacggtacctcctcatttgcagggacgcccttcagatttgtag
- the LOC133877236 gene encoding uncharacterized protein LOC133877236 isoform X1, with protein MHAMLRDAFGVHDVPEAASTLPQQVDEDTSCEDALKYQELLKTAEKPLHPGTKHSKLSATVHMYNLKCVGGISNKIFSDILEFINQLLPPCDEALPDNTYEAKKFLSGMGLGYEKIPACRNDCMLFWKDNKELDSCTVCGESKWRADTHVDDDGEIISARKKRPVKILRWFPLIPRLQRLFMSEHTAPHMRWHAEGRTRDGVLRHPADGEAWRSFDILHPNFMAESRNVRLGLTADGFNPFGNMSTSHSTWPVMLVPYNLPPWMCMKQSSFILSLVIPGPSSPGMDIDVYLQPLIDELVELWNVGVRTFDASKKENFIMRSQLMWTINDLPAYADLSGWPNRGAKACPCCMQSTRSIRLKNGCKFCYMGHRRYLPPEHLWRLNRRTFDGTEEFASAPIVPCGYEVLQQLDGVAFGDETAGKKKKRKKRKKGAGSSDVIWKKKSIFFRLPYWKDNLLRHNLDVMHIEKNVMDNILGTILDIKGKTKDNLAARLDLQEMGLRPKLHPFTAANGKTYIPAACHTMSREDKENFLKVLRNVRVPDGYASNISRCVRLKDRTISGLKSHDSHILMQQLLPIALRKSLPDKVVRPLVEISAFFRGICSTKLSQEDMDRLQGDVCITLCKLEQIFPPGFFTSMVHLVVHLVRECRLGGPVQYRWMYPAERSLGNFKNNVRNKAAPEGCIAEGYIATELVTFCSRYLNNAPTFHNRPQRNPDGSKGAGTRVTMNRLIMHQIHRYIVFNSEEFHNLRTMHKDALRRSCTRGRITEALIEAQHHEQFCEWYRAYVDGLDDQRREELGHKLVMRCRGLKETAVKYNRYVVNGKLFRTLAHDVGRRTQNSGVCVPTVEGETYYGQLTDIFEVEYYDRTTYVLFKCNWADPTMDRGFTIDEYGLVFVNFNHLVHRGEQIQDEPYVLTSQVDQVFYVEDGRNPNWVCAVRTKPRNVYDVGQGDGSNEDGTTYHECVPLVLATADLPDTNDEFEYDRPDVDPIEAPVIQ; from the exons atgcacgccatgttgcgtgacgccttcggcgtgcacgatgttcctgaagccgcaagtactcttccgcaacaagttgatgaagatacgTCGTGCgaggacgcattgaagtaccaagagctgttaaagactgccgagaagccccttcaccctggtacaaagcacagtaaattgagtgctactgtacacatgtacaacttgaagtgcgttggaggtattagtaacaagattttttcagacattctggaattcatcaatcagttgttgcctccttgcgatgaggcattgccagataacacgtacgaggcgaagaagttcctaagtggcatgggtctggggtatgagaagattccggcgtgccgtaacgactgtatgttattctggaaagacaataaagaattagattcatgtaccgtatgtggagagtctaagtggagggctgatacacatgtagatgatgatggtgagatcatatcagcgagaaaaaaacgcccggtgaagatcttgaggtggtttccactcatcccacggttgcagaggttattcatgtctgagcatactgcgccccatatgagatggcatgcagaaggccgcactagggatggcgtattgaggcacccggccgacggtgaggcatggagatcgttcgacattttacatccaaattttatggcagagagtagaaacgtccggcttggtttgacagcagatggatttaatccatttgggaacatgagcacatctcacagcacatggcccgtaatgcttgtgccgtacaatttgccaccttggatgtgcatgaaacagtcgtccttcatcctttccttggttatccctggaccgagctcaccaggtatggatattgatgtttaccttcagccattgattgatgagttggtggaactgtggaatgtaggggtacgaacattcgatgcttcaaagaaggaaaattttattatgcgatctcagttgatgtggacgataaacgacttgccagcgtatgcagatttatcaggttggcctaacaggggtgcgaaggcatgtccttgctgtatgcaatcgacgcgttctatacgcttaaagaacgggtgcaaattttgctatatggggcacaggagatatctgccgcctgaacatctgtggcggcttaacaggaggacatttgacggtaccGAAGAATTTGCCAGCgcaccgattgtgccatgcggatacgaggttctccaacagttggacggagttgcgtttggagatgagaccgcgggtaagaagaagaaacggaagaagcggaagaagggtgcagggagttccgatgttatatggaagaagaaaagtatatttttcagattgccgtattggaaagacaatttgcttcggcacaatcttgatgttatgcacatagagaaaaatgtcatggacaatatacttggcactattttggatataaaagggaaaacgaaggacaacttggcagctcggctggacttgcaggaaatggggttgagacctaagttgcatccgttcacggccgccaacggtaaaacgtatattcccgctgcctgtcacacaatgtctagagaggacaaagaaaattttctgaaggttcttcgaaatgttagggtcccggacggatacgcttcgaacatttcacgatgtgttcggctcaaggaccgtacaatttctggcttgaagagccatgatagccacatactgatgcaacagcttcttccaattgcactgcgtaagtcattgcctgataaagtggttagacctcttgtggagatttctgcattttttagaggcatatgctcaacaaagctatcacaagaagatatggaccgactgcagggtgacgtctgtatcactttgtgcaagctagaacagatattccctccagggttttttaccagcatggtccacttggttgtgcatcttgtgcgcgagtgtagactaggcggacccgtgcagtatagatggatgtacccggcagagag gagtctggggaatttcaaaaataatgtgcgcaataaagcagctcctgaggggtgcattgcggaggggtacatagcgaccgagctggtaacgttctgttcaaggtatctgaataacgcaccaacattccacaacagacctcagaggaatcctgatggatccaagggagcgggcacgcgtgttaccatgaaccggttgataatgcaccagattcatcgttatattgtgttcaactctgaagagtttcacaatttgcggac gatgcacaaagacgcgcttaggcgatcatgcactaggggtcgcattacggaggctcttattgaagcacaacatcatgagcagttctgcgaatggtaccgtgcatat gtcgatggcctggacgatcaacgtagggaggaattgggccacaagttggttatgcgttgtagagggctaaaggagacagcggtgaagtacaacaggtacgtggtaaatggaaaattatttcgcacgcttgctcatgatgtgggaaggaggactcagaatagcggcgtctgtgttcctaccgttgaaggcgaaacgtactacggacagttaaccgatatatttgaggtcgagtactatgacaggactacgtacgtcttatttaagtgcaattgggcagaccccacaatggacagaggattcacaatagacgagtatggcctagtgtttgtcaacttcaatcacctcgtccacaggggagaacagattcaggacgagccgtacgtgcttacatctcaggtggatcaagtattctacgtagaagatggaaggaacccaaattgggtttgtgcggttaggaccaaaccgcgcaacgtgtacgacgttggacagggggatgggagtaatgaggatggtacaacctaccatgagtgcgtaccgctcgtactagccactgctgACCTACCAGATACGAATgacgaattcgagtacgacaggcccgacgtAGATcctattgaagctcccgtgatacaatga
- the LOC133876690 gene encoding uncharacterized protein LOC133876690, protein MGCYNHHHSESPPPPNPPPTSFGGESHSLPESSHSGEGLKPKTVRLEFPRFDGEDPKTWCYRVEQFFEMYCTPDTQRLSISAFHMDGKALVWFQELKASNEVSSWTDFIRAIQIRFSRGPYDDPMETLSKLKQEGPLEDYKNQFDILALKVHRLPDEHKLSCFLGGLKDEIRLPVRMFNPKSLVEAYSLARIQEECLSNWVKGAQPPWRSIPFQHSPCSMSSELPLGGGQGMFPWANPMGQSKVNSQAPVRQGFNQNRVLTRTRHWFRVPKLFLIEGLQKEAEEQGNPVAPAEEDPGEFFLEEFPEISLNAITGTPSPKTMQIVGFIRFHRVIVLIDSGSTHNFADTKLAASLELQPQPQDGITVQIANGQEVASPGRSREVEVKLQGINFRTDLFILPLAGCDVVLGIQWLRTFGPILWDFLALTMQFSLDGVPCTLQGLRQGPRVSLKGGDSFKLPKLEKKGLLLHLVGHSITEGHEIRETQGRLLGLRPDKQSPIPGPKEEIERIVQELLDSGVIRPSHSPFSSPVLLVRKADGTWRMCMDYRALNKVTMKDKFPIPLVDELLDELWGSRVFSKLNLQSGYHQIRVVEADIPKTVFRTYSGHYEFLVMPFGLTNAPSTFQSLMNHIFQPYLRKFVLVFFDDILIYNKDMDTHLEHLTKALTLLQQHQLFAKLSKCKFGCSEVEYPGHIISVEGVCVDPGKIQAMVDWPLPKIAKALRGFLGLTGYYRKFIKGYGSIAAPLTAMLRHNSFTWTDLGREAFQALKKAVSQTLF, encoded by the exons ATGG GATGTTACAACCACCACCATTCTGagtctcctcctcctcctaacCCGCCCCCCACCAGCTTTGGCGGGGAGTCCCATTCCCTTCCAGAAAGTTCCCATTCCGGGGAAGGTCTTAAACCCAAGACCGTTAGGCTGGAATTCCCACGTTTCGATGGGGAAGATCCGAAAACTTGGTGTTACCGAGTTGAGCAATTCTTTGAAATGTATTGTACTCCGGACACTCAACGTCTCTCCATTTCCGCCTTCCACATGGATGGAAAAGCCCTGGTTTGGTTCCAGGAGCTCAAGGCCAGCAATGAGGTCTCCTCTTGGACGGATTTCATCCGTGCTATTCAAATTAGGTTCAGCCGGGGTCCCTACGACGACCCCATGGAAACCCTTTCCAAGTTAAAGCAGGAAGGTCCCTTGGAGGATTACAAGAACCAGTTCGACATTCTTGCTCTCAAGGTACACCGGCTACCGGATGAGCATAAACTCAGCTGTTTTCTTGGTGGGTTAAAAGATGAAATCCGACTACCCGTCCGGATGTTCAACCCAAAATCCTTAGTAGAGGCATACTCTCTGGCCCGCATCCAAGAGGAGTGTTTATCCAATTGGGTTAAGGGCGCCCAACCCCCGTGGCGGTCTATCCCATTTCAGCACTCCCCGTGTAGCATGAGCTCGGAGCTACCACTTGGCGGTGGACAGGGAATGTTTCCTTGGGCCAACCCAATGGGGCAATCCAAGGTTAATTCACAAGCCCCTGTGAGACAAGGGTTTAACCAGAACCGGGTCCTCACCCGAACCAGGCATTGGTTCCG CGTGCCCAAACTGTTCCTAATCGAGGGCTTGCAAAAGGAGGCGGAAGAACAAGGGAACCCGGTTGCCCCAGCTGAGGAGGACCCGGGGGAGTTCTTCTTAGAAGAATTTCCAGAGATCTCTCTGAATGCTATTACTGGCACCCCAAGCCCGAAAACCATGCAGATCGTCGGATTCATCCGCTTCCACAGGGTTATTGTCCTCATTGACTCGGGGAGTACCCATAATTTCGCGGATACGAAGTTGGCAGCCTCGTTGGAACTCCAGCCCCAACCCCAAGACGGAATCACGGTCCAAATAGCTAACGGTCAAGAAGTGGCGAGTCCTGGGCGTAGCAGGGAGGTGGAGGTCAAATTACAAGGGATCAACTTCCGGACGGATTTGTTCATCCTACCCCTGGCCGGGTGTGACGTCGTTTTGGGCATACAATGGCTCCGAACCTTTGGGCCAATTCTTTGGGACTTTTTGGCCCTCACTATGCAGTTTTCATTGGACGGAGTTCCTTGCACTCTGCAAGGCCTACGGCAAGGGCCTAGGGTTAGCCTAAAAGGTGGGGATTCCTTTAAGCTCCCTAAGTTAGAGAAAAAAGGGCTGTTGCTACATCTAGTGGGCCACTCCATAACAGAGGGCCACGAGATCCGGGAAACACAGGGTCGGTTACTAGGCCTAAGGCCAGACAAGCAGTCCCCTATTCCCGGCCCA AAAGAAGAAATAGAGCGCATAGTCCAGGAGCTGTTGGACTCCGGTGTGATCCGGCCGAGTCACAGCCCCTTCTCATCCCCGGTCTTGCTTGTGCGAAAGGCCGACGGCACATGGAGGATGTGCATGGACTACCGGGCTCTCAACAAGGTGACGATGAAAGATAAGTTCCCAATTCCATTAGTTGATGAATTATTAGACGAATTATGGGGTTCTAGGGTCTTTTCTAAGTTGAATCTTCAATCCGGCTACCATCAAATTCGGGTAGTGGAAGCCGATATACCCAAAACAGTCTTTAGAACCTATTCGGGGCACTATGAGTTTTTGGTTATGCCTTTCGGGCTAACCAATGCCCCGTCCACTTTCCAAAGTCTAATGAATCACATTTTCCAGCCCTATCTACGTaaatttgtgttagtcttttttgatgatatcctaatcTACAATAAGGATATGGACACCCACCTAGAACACCTCACAAAGGCCTTAACCCTGCTGCAACAGCACCAGCTTTTTGCCAAACTCTCTAAGTGTAAATTTGGGTGTTCGGAGGTGGAATACCCGGGCCACATCATTTCGGTTGAAGGGGTTTGTGTTGATCCGGGAAAGATCCAAGCTATGGTCGATTGGCCCCTCCCCAAAATTGCCAAGGCACTTAGGGGGTTCCTAGGGTTGACCGGTTACTACCGAAAGTTTATCAAGGGCTACGGATCCATAGCCGCACCTTTAACAGCCATGTTGCGCCACAATTCTTTTACATGGACAGATTTGGGCCGAGAAGCCTTCCAAGCCCTTAAAAAGGCAGTGTCACAAACCTTGTTCTAG